From the Candidatus Peregrinibacteria bacterium genome, one window contains:
- a CDS encoding bifunctional (p)ppGpp synthetase/guanosine-3',5'-bis(diphosphate) 3'-pyrophosphohydrolase, translating to MTFAEILSFFDSSGQKYVIRAAHELANTHLSTIMRRTGESYAKHGEEVACVTFERTKNPSLIACALCHDIHLHPRGEEILRKSFFSESERNIIRSMHQLRRLHVDENTDDLEFAIQSFLENADIALLRLAHRVNDIRHITRFLLRLQKTISRETLFLYGVIAGSLGISAWRRELEDISFSVLHPRYFQKVLKSFSASSRFDNALLEKTETILREKMQRENIPAQIHKRMKGIYSTYKKLLLHHQSFREIPDRIAIRIITENEKDCYHILGIVHRLFPPSFEGFRDYIAAPKENGYQSLHTLVSPFPGENPQRIEVQIRTHRMHSQDEFGLASHARYKNAKYALTKGKMLGNLERGLLHLRAEVKSPEHFEQLLKSAIRERHIIIFDKENTPHTIDAPATLLDVACLLYKKRSAFIKEVRLNGRLEELASSVRNGDSVSFSFSRKKQATKKWALYLNQTKFRSYFL from the coding sequence GTGACCTTCGCAGAGATCTTGTCATTCTTTGATTCTTCAGGACAGAAATATGTCATACGTGCCGCCCATGAATTAGCAAATACACACCTTTCAACAATTATGCGACGAACTGGAGAAAGCTACGCAAAACACGGAGAGGAAGTTGCGTGTGTCACCTTTGAACGAACAAAAAACCCTTCACTCATCGCATGTGCCTTATGCCACGATATCCATCTTCATCCTCGTGGAGAAGAGATTTTACGAAAATCTTTTTTTTCTGAATCAGAGCGGAATATCATCAGAAGCATGCATCAACTCCGCCGACTTCATGTTGATGAAAATACGGACGATCTTGAATTTGCCATTCAATCATTTCTTGAAAATGCCGACATTGCCCTTCTCCGCCTCGCTCACCGCGTTAACGATATTCGCCACATAACACGTTTTCTTTTGAGACTTCAAAAAACAATCTCTCGAGAAACACTCTTTCTTTATGGAGTCATTGCAGGAAGTCTTGGTATTTCTGCTTGGCGGCGAGAATTGGAAGATATCTCTTTTTCTGTGCTTCATCCTCGTTATTTCCAAAAAGTTCTGAAATCATTCAGTGCTTCTTCTCGTTTTGACAATGCGCTTCTCGAAAAAACAGAAACAATTCTCCGAGAAAAGATGCAAAGAGAAAACATTCCCGCCCAGATTCACAAGAGAATGAAAGGAATCTATTCCACCTATAAAAAACTCCTCCTTCACCACCAATCCTTTCGTGAAATTCCAGATCGAATTGCTATTCGTATCATCACAGAAAATGAAAAGGACTGTTACCACATTCTCGGTATTGTGCACCGACTTTTTCCGCCTTCATTTGAGGGGTTTCGAGACTACATTGCCGCTCCAAAGGAAAATGGATACCAATCGCTTCACACTCTCGTTTCTCCATTTCCAGGAGAAAACCCACAACGCATTGAAGTGCAAATTCGAACACATCGTATGCATTCTCAAGATGAATTTGGTCTCGCTTCTCATGCTCGCTATAAAAATGCAAAATACGCGCTCACAAAAGGGAAGATGCTGGGAAACCTTGAACGAGGACTTCTCCATCTTCGAGCAGAGGTAAAATCACCAGAACACTTTGAACAATTACTCAAATCTGCTATTCGAGAAAGGCATATTATTATTTTCGACAAAGAAAATACTCCGCATACGATTGATGCTCCTGCCACACTTCTTGATGTGGCATGTCTTCTCTACAAAAAAAGATCCGCTTTTATAAAGGAAGTACGGCTCAATGGTCGGCTGGAAGAACTCGCGAGTTCGGTTCGCAATGGAGATAGCGTTTCTTTTTCCTTCTCTCGAAAAAAACAGGCAACCAAAAAATGGGCTCTTTATTTGAATCAAACAAAATTCCGATCCTACTTTCTATAA
- a CDS encoding trypsin-like peptidase domain-containing protein, producing the protein MFQRILSLFLGFALLLSLGTGAFFIHLRSAEIDVLRAQIAELRSKFSPENGKETDLNNSQKQESEHIVTETHIEESDLINTVEKTRPSVVSVIERRNVSVSGRRGVLYYDPFQDAFLLPKSTTPQTKEVEIGGGSGFIISEDGLILTNRHVVSEMDSEYSVVFPDGYETEAEVVDRDVFLDVAVLRVNKDDPEVTKRLFPLELGDSDALRVGQRVIAIGNALAEFQNTVTTGIISGLGRTITASGHGSQEEIRNLIQTDAAINPGNSGGPLVTLDGKVIGMNTAIASGANGIGFAIPASDLQSLVASVKKSGKIVRPFLGIRYIPLTEDIANQLHLSVNSGAYIVPPQSGEDSPIVPNSPAEKAGLQAGDILTEIDGESISDRNDLQSLLQKKLPGETIHIRFLRNEEEEEITLSLDEMK; encoded by the coding sequence ATGTTTCAACGTATTCTTTCTCTTTTTCTTGGATTCGCCCTCCTCCTCTCCCTTGGCACAGGGGCATTTTTTATTCATCTTCGCTCTGCGGAAATTGACGTTCTCCGTGCGCAGATAGCAGAATTGCGCTCTAAATTTTCTCCAGAAAATGGTAAGGAAACAGACTTGAATAATTCTCAAAAACAAGAGTCTGAACATATTGTTACCGAAACGCATATTGAGGAATCTGATCTTATCAACACTGTAGAAAAAACACGCCCTTCAGTAGTAAGCGTTATTGAGCGGCGTAATGTTTCTGTTTCTGGAAGACGCGGAGTGCTTTACTACGACCCATTTCAGGATGCTTTTCTCCTCCCAAAATCAACAACTCCTCAGACGAAAGAAGTAGAAATTGGAGGCGGAAGTGGCTTTATAATTTCAGAAGATGGTCTTATTCTTACGAATCGACATGTTGTTTCTGAGATGGATTCAGAATACTCCGTTGTTTTTCCTGATGGATATGAAACTGAAGCAGAAGTAGTCGATCGGGATGTTTTTTTGGATGTTGCTGTTCTTCGTGTCAACAAAGATGATCCAGAAGTTACAAAACGCCTCTTTCCCTTAGAACTGGGGGACTCAGACGCACTTCGAGTGGGACAACGAGTTATTGCCATTGGAAATGCACTCGCAGAGTTTCAAAATACCGTGACCACAGGAATCATTTCAGGACTCGGAAGAACAATTACAGCAAGTGGACATGGCTCTCAAGAAGAGATACGAAATCTTATTCAAACGGATGCTGCCATTAATCCTGGGAATTCTGGCGGTCCGCTTGTCACCCTCGACGGAAAAGTTATTGGAATGAACACTGCTATCGCCTCCGGTGCGAATGGAATTGGATTTGCTATTCCTGCAAGCGATTTGCAATCTCTTGTTGCCTCTGTAAAAAAATCTGGGAAAATTGTGCGACCATTTCTCGGCATTCGCTATATTCCGCTCACAGAAGATATTGCCAACCAACTTCACCTCTCCGTGAATTCTGGAGCATATATTGTACCGCCACAATCGGGAGAAGACTCCCCCATTGTGCCAAATTCACCAGCAGAAAAAGCAGGATTGCAAGCAGGAGACATTCTCACGGAAATTGATGGTGAAAGCATTTCCGATAGAAATGATCTTCAATCTCTTCTTCAGAAAAAACTTCCAGGAGAAACCATTCATATTCGTTTTTTACGAAATGAAGAGGAGGAAGAGATAACACTTTCTCTTGACGAAATGAAATAG
- a CDS encoding choice-of-anchor D domain-containing protein — MKLSRVKALAIHPVSLFLFLLSLGALLFLLQVSLRGFSASLTHLQSFSNGDNGAQLLGAESVFVDGDYAYVVSRFSDSLEIIDVSDLLTPTRVGHLIDGEGGAELNGPSSVVVQDGYAYITANYGDALEVVDVSDPTTPVHVGSLTHGEGGAILDGALSVKVSGNYAYVASYVGDALEIIDISDPSNPRHAGVLRDTLGGAQLDGASDVAVSGNYAYVASQFSAAFQIINISDPSNPVAVGILQDSRKLRQIRSVTLEGNYAYVTARSALAFHIIDISDPTNPDYVGNVRNGAGGAKLNDPRSVVIYGGKAYIASFRSDAVEVVDLTNKGVPAHSGYLNKSKEEDDLKFPTSLFMKNGVLFVTSFLSPGSLEIIGVDPQPDVSVTPVPYDFLDLPIGETNIQTFTVKNSGYDTLAIGNVTLEGEGTNFEIINDGCSLGTLEPREECYLDVSFSPEFGGEQFATLSVETNVPSKTEFSLSILGTGGITVGDDDDDDNDVGSSEFVAICHIPPGNTENKQRITVPESALSAHLAHGDNIGPCEERSTEEFPAEINGNGSFTTNADSNMTIRVLGTEITYGAGGPDVPVELEARVGNDTYTIFSGTSVDVAGAEPLVLENVPVGTTAHFKGTSYHPYQTTRKLYSQTTQSGSALIIVLRNGDSLPNATPYGQQPAISDILSDYINEEGIVTIGNNEVIYLFELGTNSPSSSSADFQDAALLVTFPE; from the coding sequence ATGAAACTCTCCCGAGTAAAAGCACTTGCGATACATCCTGTTTCGCTTTTTCTTTTTCTGCTGAGCCTTGGTGCTCTTCTTTTTCTTTTACAGGTTTCCTTACGAGGATTTTCTGCTTCTCTTACACACCTTCAATCGTTTTCTAACGGTGACAATGGTGCGCAGCTTCTTGGCGCAGAATCAGTATTTGTAGATGGAGATTACGCTTATGTTGTTTCTCGTTTTTCTGATTCACTTGAAATTATTGATGTCTCTGATCTCTTAACGCCTACTCGAGTAGGACACCTCATTGACGGAGAAGGAGGCGCAGAGCTAAATGGTCCTTCTTCTGTTGTTGTTCAGGATGGATATGCTTATATTACCGCCAATTACGGAGATGCTCTTGAGGTAGTAGATGTTTCTGATCCAACAACGCCAGTGCATGTTGGCTCACTTACACACGGAGAGGGTGGCGCAATACTTGATGGTGCGCTTTCCGTGAAAGTCTCTGGAAATTATGCCTATGTCGCTTCTTATGTTGGGGATGCATTGGAAATTATTGATATTTCTGATCCGAGTAATCCAAGACATGCTGGTGTTTTGAGAGATACTCTAGGTGGAGCACAACTCGATGGTGCTTCTGATGTTGCTGTCTCTGGAAATTATGCCTATGTTGCCTCACAATTCTCCGCGGCATTCCAAATTATTAATATTTCTGATCCGAGCAATCCAGTAGCAGTTGGTATTCTTCAGGATTCTCGAAAACTGCGACAAATCCGATCTGTTACTCTTGAGGGGAATTATGCGTATGTAACAGCACGAAGTGCGCTTGCTTTTCATATTATTGATATTTCTGATCCAACGAATCCCGATTATGTCGGCAATGTTCGAAATGGTGCTGGTGGAGCAAAACTTAATGATCCGCGATCAGTAGTGATTTATGGAGGAAAGGCGTATATTGCTTCTTTTCGATCTGATGCTGTTGAGGTTGTTGACCTCACCAATAAAGGTGTTCCAGCACATTCTGGATATTTGAACAAGAGCAAAGAAGAGGATGATTTGAAATTCCCTACTTCACTCTTTATGAAAAATGGAGTTCTTTTTGTGACATCTTTTCTTTCCCCCGGATCTCTTGAAATTATCGGAGTCGATCCACAGCCGGATGTTTCGGTAACTCCTGTGCCATACGATTTTCTTGATCTTCCCATAGGAGAGACGAATATTCAGACCTTTACCGTCAAAAATTCTGGCTACGATACACTTGCCATTGGAAACGTGACGCTAGAAGGAGAAGGAACCAATTTTGAAATTATAAATGACGGATGTTCACTCGGAACCCTTGAGCCTCGAGAAGAGTGTTATCTTGATGTCTCATTCTCTCCAGAATTTGGAGGAGAACAATTTGCCACTCTTTCTGTTGAAACGAATGTCCCCTCAAAAACAGAGTTCTCTTTGAGCATTCTCGGGACAGGAGGAATAACAGTGGGAGATGACGATGATGACGACAATGATGTTGGTTCTTCTGAATTTGTTGCCATTTGTCATATTCCTCCCGGAAATACTGAAAACAAACAGCGTATTACCGTTCCAGAATCTGCTCTTTCTGCTCATCTCGCGCATGGAGACAACATTGGTCCATGTGAAGAAAGATCCACAGAAGAGTTTCCTGCAGAAATTAACGGAAACGGTAGTTTCACTACAAACGCAGATTCAAATATGACTATTCGTGTACTTGGTACGGAAATTACTTATGGAGCTGGCGGTCCAGATGTTCCGGTGGAACTGGAAGCACGTGTCGGGAATGACACCTATACTATTTTCTCTGGAACTTCTGTCGATGTTGCGGGAGCCGAACCACTTGTTCTAGAAAATGTTCCCGTTGGAACTACAGCACACTTTAAGGGGACATCATATCATCCCTATCAAACAACTCGAAAACTCTACAGTCAAACTACCCAAAGCGGATCTGCACTCATTATTGTGCTTCGTAATGGAGATTCGCTTCCAAATGCAACGCCATACGGACAGCAACCTGCCATCTCAGATATTCTTTCGGACTACATCAACGAAGAGGGAATCGTCACTATTGGTAACAACGAGGTCATCTATCTCTTTGAGCTTGGCACAAATAGCCCATCGTCTAGCTCTGCCGATTTTCAGGATGCCGCTCTTCTTGTTACCTTTCCTGAATAA
- the prfA gene encoding peptide chain release factor 1 encodes MLSEISDEQKMLENELLLPEVMNSPAKIRSLSERLSEIREPVEKFQQWNIAQSALAEAKLLLTDPEMKELAREEVDTNTILLEGIEKELHILLIPRDPNDNREAIIEIRPGAGGEESALFAGELMRAYFRFAEKEGIPIEIMDKNESEGGGIKEAIFEVHRSGAYGKFKFEGGVHRVQRIPATESQGRIHTSAVSVVVLPKVEEAEFVIEEKDIKVDVFRSSGPGGQSVNTTDSAVRITHIPTGTVVTCQDEKSQLKNKVKALSVLRSRLSAAETERKAKEAGEKRLAQIGSGDRSDKIRTYNFPQDRVTDHRLSGGQKNFSNISGIMAGNLLPIIEALREEESALFSNENL; translated from the coding sequence ATGCTTTCTGAAATTTCTGATGAGCAGAAAATGCTTGAAAACGAGCTATTGCTTCCTGAAGTCATGAATAGTCCCGCGAAAATTCGGAGTCTTTCCGAGCGACTTTCAGAAATCCGCGAGCCAGTGGAAAAATTTCAGCAATGGAATATCGCTCAATCTGCTCTTGCTGAAGCAAAACTGCTTCTCACTGATCCAGAAATGAAAGAGCTTGCACGAGAAGAAGTGGACACAAACACTATTCTTCTTGAGGGAATTGAAAAAGAGCTTCACATTCTTCTTATTCCGCGAGATCCAAACGATAATCGCGAAGCAATTATTGAAATTCGCCCTGGAGCAGGAGGGGAAGAATCTGCTCTTTTTGCGGGAGAACTTATGCGCGCCTATTTTCGTTTTGCGGAAAAAGAAGGGATCCCCATAGAAATTATGGACAAAAATGAATCTGAAGGCGGTGGCATAAAAGAGGCGATATTTGAAGTGCACAGGAGTGGTGCATATGGAAAATTCAAATTTGAAGGAGGTGTACATCGAGTACAACGGATTCCTGCAACGGAATCACAAGGGCGTATTCATACCTCTGCAGTATCTGTTGTGGTGCTTCCCAAAGTGGAGGAGGCAGAATTTGTTATTGAAGAGAAGGATATAAAAGTAGATGTTTTTCGCTCGAGCGGTCCGGGTGGACAATCGGTCAATACAACTGATTCTGCGGTGCGTATTACACACATTCCCACTGGAACAGTGGTCACTTGCCAAGATGAAAAAAGTCAGTTAAAAAACAAGGTCAAAGCACTCTCAGTACTCCGAAGTCGTCTTTCTGCGGCAGAAACGGAACGAAAAGCAAAAGAAGCAGGGGAAAAACGTCTTGCACAAATTGGCTCCGGTGATCGTTCGGATAAAATTCGCACGTACAATTTTCCACAAGATCGTGTTACTGATCATCGTCTTTCGGGCGGACAGAAAAACTTTTCGAATATTTCTGGCATTATGGCAGGAAATTTACTTCCCATTATAGAGGCTCTGCGAGAAGAGGAATCGGCATTATTTTCGAATGAGAATTTATAA
- a CDS encoding TauD/TfdA family dioxygenase, with protein sequence MRILEGNNIFSNIQQLPPFLGKEDESNIMRQQELGMWINSQSVQFGELAEQIKEGVHCTNSTPVVLKNTGIQSVSKESRTAIMIGFSTLLGRPTPTDKRNKKVAWPISVPKNADKINFRTFSEHNQEAKLHTDSQYLQCPEQAISLWSIHPDGSGEGLSYCASAQDILHEMTAHSAGQESLQILQREDVPFRVPSSFMQDPNSNQTEVIFGKIFGQNPVMRYREDTIHAGYDAINQIMPPEIEKALQDISTAMNKVQSDFFLLEAGDVLWINNHDHLHARTPFSDLERLLFRIRYNFSQQ encoded by the coding sequence ATGAGGATTTTAGAAGGGAATAATATTTTTAGTAACATACAGCAGCTTCCACCTTTCTTAGGCAAAGAGGATGAAAGCAATATAATGCGACAGCAAGAATTAGGTATGTGGATCAATTCTCAGTCGGTGCAATTTGGAGAGCTTGCAGAACAAATAAAGGAGGGTGTTCATTGTACAAATTCTACTCCAGTGGTACTAAAAAACACGGGTATTCAATCTGTTTCAAAAGAAAGCAGAACAGCAATAATGATAGGATTTTCTACTTTGTTGGGGCGACCCACCCCAACAGATAAGAGAAATAAAAAAGTTGCGTGGCCGATATCCGTTCCCAAAAATGCGGATAAAATAAATTTTCGTACTTTTTCAGAACATAATCAGGAAGCAAAACTGCATACAGATTCCCAATACCTTCAGTGTCCAGAGCAAGCGATATCTCTTTGGTCCATTCATCCTGATGGCTCAGGGGAAGGTTTATCCTATTGTGCAAGTGCACAGGACATTCTTCATGAAATGACGGCTCATTCAGCAGGACAAGAGTCGTTGCAAATTCTTCAAAGAGAGGATGTTCCATTTCGAGTGCCTTCATCATTTATGCAAGATCCTAATAGTAATCAAACAGAGGTGATTTTCGGGAAAATATTTGGTCAAAATCCAGTAATGAGATATCGAGAAGATACAATTCATGCAGGCTATGATGCTATCAATCAGATTATGCCTCCTGAAATTGAAAAAGCATTGCAAGATATATCTACGGCAATGAACAAGGTGCAAAGTGATTTTTTTCTACTGGAAGCAGGTGATGTACTCTGGATTAATAATCACGATCATCTTCACGCAAGAACTCCCTTTTCTGATTTAGAGAGATTGCTCTTTAGAATTCGTTATAACTTTTCCCAGCAATAA
- a CDS encoding SDR family NAD(P)-dependent oxidoreductase: MKSILVTGASRGLGKGISQYLDKEGHRVIATGRDTDSLQTLADHGNSIEIFTADISTAEGIDTVVQQGIQHQVDVVINNAGFGVVGKLKEISRESLLRILETNLVAPIEITKGLRNQIAKKQGSFGYITSLAGKMGFPDMISYSASKFGLEGAIESLRYELEPLGIGLTVVRPGMVDTDFFDTAGLTEQVEGAKSDGLLKQPEEIAQEICEGILTKQREVVIGSDKDFLRRLPNISFDERLKVLGEMSS, translated from the coding sequence ATGAAATCAATACTCGTTACTGGCGCATCAAGAGGATTGGGGAAAGGGATTTCTCAATATCTGGACAAAGAAGGACACCGTGTTATCGCTACAGGAAGAGACACTGATTCCCTTCAGACATTGGCTGATCACGGAAATAGCATTGAGATATTTACAGCAGATATTTCTACTGCCGAAGGCATAGATACTGTTGTTCAACAAGGAATTCAGCATCAGGTAGATGTCGTGATAAACAATGCTGGATTTGGGGTTGTTGGAAAACTAAAAGAAATTTCTCGAGAATCCTTACTGAGAATCTTAGAAACAAATTTGGTTGCCCCCATAGAAATCACAAAGGGACTGCGAAACCAGATAGCAAAAAAACAAGGAAGTTTTGGTTACATTACTTCATTAGCTGGAAAAATGGGATTCCCTGATATGATATCGTACTCTGCTTCAAAATTTGGACTTGAAGGAGCAATCGAAAGCCTTCGATATGAATTAGAACCCTTGGGCATAGGATTGACAGTTGTTCGCCCTGGGATGGTTGATACCGATTTTTTTGATACTGCTGGTTTAACGGAACAAGTAGAGGGAGCAAAGTCAGATGGTTTACTAAAACAGCCCGAAGAAATCGCTCAAGAAATATGTGAAGGAATCCTGACCAAACAAAGAGAAGTTGTTATCGGGAGTGATAAAGACTTCTTGAGACGATTGCCAAATATCTCTTTTGATGAACGATTAAAAGTTCTCGGAGAAATGTCTTCATAA
- a CDS encoding GTP cyclohydrolase I FolE2, whose protein sequence is MNKTIDRRLKPEEYIVTGQEPTDEEAYAKFLHDLTDVPESQPLNAIPIDRAGIANQSSIIQIRDFFGNTFSHVPVTMKLGASLEDHRGVHMSRFEEALFAASRKKYDSIDEFTQAMAEEIRSRQNSDTAYVNAQGEYLHPRKTRKSEKFSHDKVHLSSTTESIGDELHQITGVRAYNMTACPCTKTHTKYVTVPALREMGLSVEQINKVLNVALTGTHTQRGEISLVLDKTSDAITQEDIYGILDDKAHLVYELLKRPDEHDLVIRALQKPQFTEDVARDVALGAFEFFDKKAPDNTRVWVESTLNDSIHIHDVQTAINSSLGQIRKALANSQQSL, encoded by the coding sequence ATGAATAAAACCATAGATCGACGACTCAAGCCAGAAGAGTATATTGTTACTGGTCAAGAACCCACAGACGAAGAAGCATATGCAAAATTTTTACACGACCTTACTGATGTTCCGGAATCCCAACCACTCAATGCTATTCCTATTGACCGTGCAGGGATAGCAAACCAATCAAGCATCATTCAAATTCGAGATTTTTTTGGAAATACGTTCTCTCATGTTCCTGTAACAATGAAATTAGGAGCAAGCTTAGAAGATCATCGAGGGGTCCACATGTCTCGTTTTGAAGAAGCATTATTTGCCGCATCAAGAAAAAAATATGACAGTATTGATGAATTTACTCAGGCAATGGCTGAAGAGATTCGCTCTCGACAAAATTCAGATACCGCATATGTAAATGCACAGGGGGAATACTTGCACCCACGAAAAACGCGTAAAAGCGAAAAATTCTCTCACGATAAAGTACATCTCTCTAGTACTACCGAAAGTATTGGTGACGAATTGCATCAAATAACAGGAGTAAGGGCATACAATATGACCGCCTGCCCTTGTACAAAAACTCATACGAAATATGTTACCGTTCCGGCTTTGCGAGAAATGGGGCTTAGTGTTGAGCAAATAAATAAAGTTTTAAATGTGGCACTTACAGGGACTCACACCCAAAGAGGAGAAATCAGTTTGGTTTTGGATAAAACATCTGATGCCATAACACAAGAAGACATTTATGGTATTTTGGATGATAAAGCACACCTTGTGTATGAATTGCTCAAACGACCTGATGAGCACGACCTTGTTATTAGAGCATTGCAAAAACCTCAATTTACTGAGGATGTGGCAAGAGATGTGGCATTGGGAGCATTTGAGTTTTTTGATAAAAAAGCCCCTGATAATACGAGAGTATGGGTTGAATCAACCCTCAACGACAGCATCCATATTCACGATGTACAGACAGCGATAAATAGTAGCCTTGGACAAATCAGAAAAGCATTAGCCAACTCTCAACAATCACTATGA